From the Malus domestica chromosome 17, GDT2T_hap1 genome, one window contains:
- the LOC103453543 gene encoding uncharacterized protein isoform X1, translating into MGVRLADIHLSQTLRKAGALCTGYDDLNFDRYGLSPQTKTFFRFYLLRCAFYELLHVALIWFMEDFAEKYGSLQPSQLVDVISLVGDKSDNIPGVHGIGNVHAVQLITKFGLDRKC; encoded by the exons atgggggtaagactagccgacattcacctctcccagaccctgcgtaaagcgggagccttgtgcactgggtacgacgaccTAAATTTTGACAGGTACGGGTTGTCTCCCCAGACAAAGACTTTTTTCAGATTCTATCTCCTTCGCTGCGCCTTCTACGAATTGCTCCACGTGGCTTTGA TATGGTTTATGGAGGATTTTGCTGAAAAATATGGAAGCCTTCAACCTTCTCAGTTGGTTGATGTGATCTCACTTGTCGGTGACAAATCCGATAATATTCCAG GAGTCCATGGAATTGGAAATGTTCATGCTGTGCAACTCATCACTAAATTTG
- the LOC103453543 gene encoding uncharacterized protein isoform X2 — protein MGVRLADIHLSQTLRKAGALCTGYDDLNFDRYGLSPQTKTFFRFYLLRCAFYELLHVALIWFMEDFAEKYGSLQPSQLVDVISLVGDKSDNIPA, from the exons atgggggtaagactagccgacattcacctctcccagaccctgcgtaaagcgggagccttgtgcactgggtacgacgaccTAAATTTTGACAGGTACGGGTTGTCTCCCCAGACAAAGACTTTTTTCAGATTCTATCTCCTTCGCTGCGCCTTCTACGAATTGCTCCACGTGGCTTTGA TATGGTTTATGGAGGATTTTGCTGAAAAATATGGAAGCCTTCAACCTTCTCAGTTGGTTGATGTGATCTCACTTGTCGGTGACAAATCCGATAATATTCCAG CTTGA
- the LOC103453664 gene encoding protein THALLO, with protein MGKRGKSLKKGDGNPIQSKRKLRDEYSPIQDDDMDDEIDAFHKQRDIIPLDVNEEDEDSDEDNEQPVFGLENIHDDDDDNDVDDEQDTGFSAKIVRQQKFLREKFGAEDDLHDDEENEEEEKPVWGGKKQNYYGVDNGDFEQKSSDDESAEEEEAEVVRLQKERAKFSTLDDYGLDDICENENNKELTFEEVSMKGNSTKRFPMEIDVADGTGTAYEEVKKDLSALSKEEQMDVLYNSTPELVGLLSELNDAHEELERKVNPLLGKVKKGEVMLEGGMRYLEIKQLLLLSYCQAITFYLLLKSEGQPVRDHPVLARLIEIKILLDKMKQLDGNLPSDFEEILNKYNGVEEVAKSGKKTSIDASDSFGKEYKPQPILVEEEEATVLHDIAKVEIVEPLKDNENKVGKHKFQNDEVGVQSMKMLKVRAALEEKLKQKGVFSSIALKTDKPRKLLKPLNGKLESYDDFDDDTVNIEGGVHGLNNGRASKLSQLAANPNKSKAISGDDDLPRRDDIGERRRKHELRVLAGAGIKSQDDAGDEDGTISDDGDVEMEDSETGDSEDDFYEQVKEKRAAKLAAKAEIYSRSSMVPSLVETETVDGKRHITYQMEKNRGLTRARKKLIKNPRKKYKLKHQKAVKSRKGQVREVRKPLGPYGGEATGINAGISRSTRFKN; from the exons ATGGGCAAGAGAGGAAAGAGTCTGAAGAAAGGCGATGGAAACCCAATTCAGAGTAAGAGAAAGCTCCGGGATGAATACAGTCCCATTCAAGATGACGACATGGATGACGAAATTGATGCCT TTCACAAACAAAGAGATATAATTCCTCTTGATGTTAATGAAGAGGATGAAGATTCCGATGAAGACAACGAGCAACCCGTCTTTGGTTTGGAG AATATTCATGATGACGACGACGACAATGACGTTGATGATGAGCAGGATACCGGCTTTTCTGCAAAAA TTGTTAGGCAGCAGAAGTTCTTAAGGGAGAAGTTTGGTGCTGAGGATGATTTGCATGATGATGAAGAAaacgaggaagaagaaaagcctGTATGGGGTGGAAAGAAGCAAAACTATTATGGTGTTGATAATGGCGATTTTGAG CAAAAATCAAGTGATGATGAATCTGCTGAAGAGGAAGAAGCAGAAGTGGTGAGGCTGCAGAAAGAAAGGGCAAAATTTTCAACGCTGGATGACTATGGGCTTGACGATATTTGCGAAAATGAGAATAATAAGGAATTAACTTTTGAG GAAGTTTCAATGAAGGGAAACAGTACAAAAAGGTTTCCAATGGAAATTGATGTTGCAGATGGCACGGGTACAGCTTATGAGGAGGTGAAGAAAGATTTGAGTGCCTTGTCAAAGGAGGAGCAAATGGATGTTTTATATAA TTCCACACCAGAATTAGTTGGGTTGTTGTCAGAGCTGAATGATGCACATGAAGAGCTTGAAAGAAAAGTTAATCCACTTCTGGGCAAG GTTAAAAAAGGGGAGGTCATGTTGGAAGGAGGGATGCGCTATTTGGAGATTAAGCAGCTTCTTCTGCTTTCCTATTGCCAAGCAATAACATTCTACCTTCTTCTCAAGTCTGAAGGACAACCAGTTCGTGACCATCCAGTACTTGCTCGCCTCATAGAGATCAAGATTTTGTTGGATAAG ATGAAGCAACTTGATGGGAATCTACCATCTGATTTTGAGgaaattttaaacaaatataATGGGGTGGAAGAGGTGGCAAAGTCTGGTAAAAAGACTTCTATTGACGCATCTGATTCTTTTGGTAAAGAATACAAACCCCAGCCTATCttggttgaggaagaagaagcaactGTG TTGCATGACATTGCTAAGGTAGAAATAGTGGAGCCTCTGAAGGATAATGAAAACAAGGTGGGAAAACACAAATTTCAG AATGATGAAGTTGGTGTACAGAGCATGAAAATGTTGAAAGTAAGAGCTGCCCTTGAGGAAAAGTTGAAGCAGAAGGGTGTCTTCAGTTCCATCGCTCTGAAAACTGATAAACCCAGGAAACTTCTGAAGCCATTGAATGG GAAGCTTGaatcatatgatgattttgatgatgacaCTGTAAATATTGAGGGTGGCGTCCATGGATTGAACAATGGTCGTGCAAGTAAACTCTCCCAACTTGCTGCTAATCCAAATAAGTCCAAG GCTATCTCAGGTGATGATGATTTACCTCGGCGAGATGATATTGGGGAAAGGCGGAGAAAACATGAGCTTCGAGTGCTTGCAGGAGCTGGAATCAAGTCTCAGGATGACGCTGGAGATGAAGATGGCACTATTTCGGATGATGGAGATGTGGAGATGGAGGATAGTGAAACTGGAGATTCAGAAGATGACTTCTACGAACAAGTGAAAGAAAAACGAGCTGCAAAACTTGCTGCCAAAGCTGAGATTTATTCGAG GTCCTCGATGGTTCCATCTTTGGTGGAAACTGAAACTGTTGATGGGAAACGCCATATTACTTATCAG ATGGAGAAGAACAGGGGACTTACTCGTGCTCGTAAGAAGCTGATCAAGAATCCAAGAAAGAAGTACAAG TTGAAGCACCAGAAGGCAGTGAAGAGTAGAAAAGGACAGGTAAGAGAGGTGAGGAAGCCTTTAGGTCCGTATGGTGGAGAGGCCACCGGAATCAATGCAGGAATCAGTCGGAGCACCAGATTCAAGAACTAA
- the LOC103427476 gene encoding uncharacterized protein isoform X1, translating into MGALMVAMLVVLAVAVASGASKEQMSTRECENLGFTGLALCSDCNSLAEYVKDQAELVSDCMKCCTGDSDDSMTKITYSGAILEVCMRKLVFYPEIVGFIEEEKDWFPSVKVQYIFNSPPKLILLDDAGEHKETIRIDNWKREHILQFLQGKVKPASAI; encoded by the exons ATGGGAGCGTTGATGGTGGCTATGTTGGTGGTGCTCGCGGTGGCAGTAGCTTCCGGTGCATCGAAAGAGCAAATGAGCACAAGGGAATGCGAGAATCTTGGTTTCACAGGTCTCgctttatgctctgattgtaACAGTTTGGCTGAGTATGTCAAAGATCAAG CAGAATTGGTATCCGACTGTATGAAATGTTGCACCGGGGATTCTGATGATTCAATGACAAAG ATCACGTATTCTGGTGCTATACTGGAAGTCTGCATGAGGAAACTGGTTTTCTATCCCGAAATTGTTGGCTTTATTGAAGAAGAGAAGGATTGGTTCCCTTCAGTCAAAGTCCAATACATTTTCAATTCTCCACCAAAGTTGATCTTGCTAGATGATGCAGGCGAACATAAGGAAACAATAAG AATCGACAATTGGAAGCGTGAACATATCTTGCAGTTTCTGCAAGGGAAGGTAAAGCCTGCTTCTGCAATCTGA
- the LOC103427476 gene encoding uncharacterized protein isoform X2: MGALMVAMLVVLAVAVASGASKEQMSTRECENLGFTGLALCSDCNSLAEYVKDQELVSDCMKCCTGDSDDSMTKITYSGAILEVCMRKLVFYPEIVGFIEEEKDWFPSVKVQYIFNSPPKLILLDDAGEHKETIRIDNWKREHILQFLQGKVKPASAI, encoded by the exons ATGGGAGCGTTGATGGTGGCTATGTTGGTGGTGCTCGCGGTGGCAGTAGCTTCCGGTGCATCGAAAGAGCAAATGAGCACAAGGGAATGCGAGAATCTTGGTTTCACAGGTCTCgctttatgctctgattgtaACAGTTTGGCTGAGTATGTCAAAGATCAAG AATTGGTATCCGACTGTATGAAATGTTGCACCGGGGATTCTGATGATTCAATGACAAAG ATCACGTATTCTGGTGCTATACTGGAAGTCTGCATGAGGAAACTGGTTTTCTATCCCGAAATTGTTGGCTTTATTGAAGAAGAGAAGGATTGGTTCCCTTCAGTCAAAGTCCAATACATTTTCAATTCTCCACCAAAGTTGATCTTGCTAGATGATGCAGGCGAACATAAGGAAACAATAAG AATCGACAATTGGAAGCGTGAACATATCTTGCAGTTTCTGCAAGGGAAGGTAAAGCCTGCTTCTGCAATCTGA